A single window of Hemicordylus capensis ecotype Gifberg chromosome 15, rHemCap1.1.pri, whole genome shotgun sequence DNA harbors:
- the MTFP1 gene encoding mitochondrial fission process protein 1 isoform X2, protein MGKESSGGYANEVGESFRAIVPVSLVWASYGVATAYVTADAVDKGKKAAATKSQEEGRTSRAAVAVVDTFIWQALASVVIPGFTINRICTASLYLMGSRTRWPLSVRKWATTAVGLSAIPFIIKPIDRSVDFLMDSSFRKLYSTEEKPPSSF, encoded by the exons ATGGGAAAAGAATCATCTGGAG GCTATGCGAATGAGGTTGGCGAGTCGTTCAGGGCCATCGTGCCCGTCTCGTTGGTCTGGGCGAGCTATGGCGTGGCAACCGCCTACGTGACGGCGGACGCCGTGGATAAGGGCAAGAAAGCCGCTGCG ACAAAGTctcaggaggaagggaggacCTCCAGAGCAGCCGTGGCGGTTGTGGACACCTTCATCTGGCAGGCGCTGGCCTCCGTGGTCATTCCGGGTTTCACCATTAACCGGATCTGCACTGCCTCTCTCTACCTCATGGGCAGCAGGACCCGCTGGCCCCTCTCGGTCCGGAAGTGGGCAACCACCGCTGTGGGCCTCTCGGCCATCCCTTTCATCATCAAGCCCATTGACAG GTCAGTGGATTTCTTGATGGACTCCAGTTTTCGCAAGCTCtacagcacagaagagaagccGCCCTCTTCCTTCTGA
- the MTFP1 gene encoding mitochondrial fission process protein 1 isoform X1, with product MGSPADQPAPPPVDLYRDTWVRYLGYANEVGESFRAIVPVSLVWASYGVATAYVTADAVDKGKKAAATKSQEEGRTSRAAVAVVDTFIWQALASVVIPGFTINRICTASLYLMGSRTRWPLSVRKWATTAVGLSAIPFIIKPIDRSVDFLMDSSFRKLYSTEEKPPSSF from the exons ATGGGGTCGCCCGCCGACCAGCCCGCGCCGCCGCCGGTGGACCTTTATCGGGACACGTGGGTGCGCTACCTGG GCTATGCGAATGAGGTTGGCGAGTCGTTCAGGGCCATCGTGCCCGTCTCGTTGGTCTGGGCGAGCTATGGCGTGGCAACCGCCTACGTGACGGCGGACGCCGTGGATAAGGGCAAGAAAGCCGCTGCG ACAAAGTctcaggaggaagggaggacCTCCAGAGCAGCCGTGGCGGTTGTGGACACCTTCATCTGGCAGGCGCTGGCCTCCGTGGTCATTCCGGGTTTCACCATTAACCGGATCTGCACTGCCTCTCTCTACCTCATGGGCAGCAGGACCCGCTGGCCCCTCTCGGTCCGGAAGTGGGCAACCACCGCTGTGGGCCTCTCGGCCATCCCTTTCATCATCAAGCCCATTGACAG GTCAGTGGATTTCTTGATGGACTCCAGTTTTCGCAAGCTCtacagcacagaagagaagccGCCCTCTTCCTTCTGA